In the genome of Treponema pedis, one region contains:
- a CDS encoding ATP-binding cassette domain-containing protein, producing MKKNYSSDIFKLNKYFLLLLILFGCVNFYFTIVSSNMISKIATEASLGNLKFLEVLKTAGLILTFFIFQIVFKLMLSSRFFKKSALKMQNKIIQKYFSLPFSFFYEHNAGDIVSSIYQFSASSISHTIAFFENVSQSLLTAIILAFLFYKNFWLTLLFLVFSIPSIIVHLVYLKKIQNIKRNVNQLFPKTFRELKDVLTGALDISTNNIFPFFQNKFKTDFDNLTMNGLYAVSKTQRLQQLVFVNSQRIIPLLAILVYSCFNNATDSSFFISFYFLTLMIPNLYNLFLLKQIYRNIKIAQEPLQELFEMPDEQTGNTKFEIFKYKLTDFSVTLREKTLINKFNLNIHGGEKVLIIGGSGTGKSVLLNALMGVDYPCTGSLTIGGVDMAAVDLQAMRKRTGYCDVKGYVIKGSILENLQFNNSLSETEIKGQLEKMGILKYMPRLADLNSVISSDEVSDGECEVISILRCVFAQPQVLFLDEATSGMTAEIEKIILTFAGQTVKAIIAISHNYTTTKYFNRLIYLKGNTIGLDMPMKQALNADEVKEFYSHQIGNTEDAK from the coding sequence ATGAAAAAGAATTATTCGTCTGATATTTTTAAGTTAAATAAGTATTTTTTACTTCTTTTAATTTTATTTGGTTGTGTAAATTTTTATTTTACGATTGTTTCTTCGAATATGATTTCAAAAATTGCGACTGAGGCAAGTTTAGGGAATCTGAAATTTTTGGAAGTTTTAAAAACAGCAGGCCTGATCTTAACTTTTTTTATATTTCAAATAGTTTTTAAGCTAATGTTGAGCTCGCGGTTTTTTAAAAAATCTGCACTGAAAATGCAAAATAAAATTATACAAAAATATTTTAGTTTGCCGTTTTCATTTTTTTATGAACACAACGCAGGGGATATTGTCTCATCAATTTATCAGTTTTCTGCTAGTTCCATATCTCATACGATTGCTTTTTTTGAAAATGTATCGCAAAGCTTATTAACTGCAATTATTCTTGCTTTTCTTTTTTATAAAAATTTTTGGCTCACACTGCTATTCCTAGTTTTTTCAATACCTTCAATCATTGTTCATCTTGTATATTTAAAAAAAATACAAAATATAAAAAGAAATGTAAATCAACTTTTTCCAAAAACTTTTAGAGAGTTAAAGGATGTTTTAACGGGAGCGTTGGATATATCTACAAATAACATTTTTCCATTTTTTCAAAATAAATTTAAAACTGATTTTGATAATTTAACAATGAATGGTTTATATGCGGTTTCAAAAACTCAAAGATTACAACAACTTGTATTCGTAAATTCTCAACGCATTATTCCGCTGCTTGCTATATTAGTTTATAGCTGTTTTAATAATGCAACAGATTCAAGTTTTTTTATTAGTTTTTATTTTTTAACACTTATGATACCAAATCTGTATAATCTTTTTTTGCTAAAGCAGATTTATAGAAATATAAAAATTGCTCAAGAGCCTCTTCAAGAGCTTTTTGAAATGCCTGATGAACAAACCGGAAATACAAAATTTGAAATATTTAAGTACAAACTTACTGATTTTTCAGTTACGCTTAGAGAAAAGACATTGATTAATAAATTCAACTTAAATATACATGGTGGAGAAAAAGTGTTAATCATTGGAGGAAGCGGTACCGGCAAGTCTGTTTTATTAAATGCACTTATGGGTGTTGATTACCCGTGTACAGGCTCGCTGACAATCGGCGGTGTAGACATGGCGGCTGTTGACTTACAGGCAATGAGAAAACGCACCGGATATTGTGATGTAAAAGGTTATGTTATAAAAGGTTCTATTTTAGAAAACCTTCAATTCAATAATTCTCTTTCTGAAACTGAAATTAAAGGCCAATTGGAAAAAATGGGGATTTTAAAGTATATGCCGCGGCTTGCAGATTTAAATAGTGTAATTAGCTCTGATGAAGTTTCTGATGGTGAATGCGAAGTGATTTCTATTTTACGCTGTGTGTTTGCACAACCACAAGTTCTATTTTTAGATGAAGCAACTTCCGGAATGACTGCGGAAATTGAAAAAATTATTCTAACATTTGCAGGGCAAACGGTAAAAGCAATTATTGCAATAAGTCATAACTATACAACGACAAAATATTTTAATAGGCTTATTTATTTAAAGGGAAACACAATTGGGCTTGATATGCCAATGAAACAAGCCTTGAATGCTGATGAGGTAAAAGAATTTTATTCTCACCAAATAGGCAATACAGAAGATGCAAAATAG
- a CDS encoding DUF2075 domain-containing protein: protein MKFDKDFVANSICLQPEKLPAVITLVGKKYSEVEISLEDWVNAQYKPTPTIIEAAQALYQGHKVEEISRSDSGAINLSKTANAIHQIIQNAKSSNSKAICFLTGVPGAGKTLAGLNLANSWHNSDETDHAVFLSGNGPLVDVLREALARNEVSTSKTKGEKIKKTAILSKTKAFIQNIHHFRDDAIESTNPPIEKIVVFDEAQRAWTLEQTSKFMKTKKGKAHFNQSEPEFLIGVMNRHKGWAVIICLIGGGQEINTGEAGIQEWLRAISKSYSNWDVYVSNKLTDSEYTQGNDILCNITSNKLYINNDLHLSVSIRSFRSEKVAAFVKSMLDNDYAMSQKHYETISKTYPFVMSRNINAAKRWIKKQARGTERYGIVASSGAVRLKPIGYNVRASINPVYWFLNPKDDVRSSFYLEDVATEFDVQGLELDWVCLIWDADLRYMAGDWELKHFKGSSWQEVNSTEARQYLKNAYRVLLTRARQGIIIVIPEGDDEDYTRLSSFYDGTYEYFKKIGIQEIT, encoded by the coding sequence ATTAAGTTTGATAAGGATTTTGTTGCAAATTCTATTTGTTTACAACCGGAAAAGCTACCGGCGGTAATAACGTTAGTCGGAAAAAAATATTCAGAAGTAGAAATATCATTAGAGGATTGGGTTAATGCTCAGTATAAGCCTACTCCTACAATAATTGAGGCTGCACAAGCCCTTTACCAAGGTCATAAGGTTGAAGAAATATCCAGATCGGATTCGGGAGCAATTAACCTTTCAAAAACTGCAAATGCGATACATCAAATAATTCAAAACGCGAAATCTTCTAATTCAAAAGCTATTTGTTTTTTGACAGGAGTTCCAGGTGCTGGAAAAACTCTTGCCGGGTTAAATTTAGCAAATAGCTGGCATAACAGTGATGAAACAGACCATGCGGTTTTTCTTTCAGGAAATGGTCCGTTAGTTGATGTGTTAAGAGAAGCTCTAGCACGAAATGAGGTGAGTACTTCAAAAACGAAAGGGGAAAAAATAAAAAAAACGGCGATTCTTTCAAAGACAAAAGCATTTATTCAGAATATTCATCATTTCAGAGATGACGCAATTGAATCGACCAATCCTCCAATTGAAAAAATTGTAGTTTTTGATGAAGCTCAAAGGGCATGGACTCTTGAGCAAACATCAAAGTTTATGAAAACTAAAAAGGGAAAAGCTCATTTTAACCAATCTGAACCAGAGTTCTTGATAGGCGTAATGAATCGACATAAAGGTTGGGCTGTTATTATTTGCTTAATTGGTGGTGGACAAGAAATAAATACTGGAGAAGCAGGCATTCAAGAATGGCTTAGAGCTATCTCAAAATCATATAGTAATTGGGATGTATATGTATCAAATAAATTAACAGACAGTGAATATACACAGGGTAATGACATATTATGTAATATTACATCAAACAAGCTATATATCAATAATGATCTTCATTTATCAGTCTCGATTCGATCATTTAGATCTGAAAAAGTAGCAGCATTTGTTAAAAGCATGTTAGATAACGATTATGCAATGTCACAAAAACATTATGAAACTATATCAAAAACATATCCATTTGTAATGAGTAGAAATATTAATGCTGCAAAGCGATGGATAAAAAAACAAGCAAGAGGAACAGAAAGATATGGTATCGTAGCTAGTTCCGGTGCAGTAAGGCTAAAACCAATCGGTTATAATGTAAGGGCTTCAATTAATCCAGTTTATTGGTTTTTGAACCCAAAAGATGATGTTCGTTCTTCATTTTACCTAGAAGATGTTGCTACTGAATTTGATGTGCAAGGATTGGAACTTGATTGGGTCTGCCTTATCTGGGATGCTGATTTAAGATATATGGCTGGAGATTGGGAACTAAAACATTTCAAAGGTAGTTCATGGCAAGAAGTGAATAGTACAGAAGCAAGACAATATTTAAAAAATGCATATAGAGTACTACTTACACGGGCAAGACAAGGTATTATCATTGTAATTCCTGAAGGAGATGATGAAGACTATACACGACTGTCATCATTCTATGATGGAACATATGAATATTTTAAGAAAATTGGAATACAAGAAATCACCTAA
- a CDS encoding class I SAM-dependent methyltransferase — translation MPWNYTELLRAYFKNASICLDMGTGGGEFIDSFEKLPPQMYVTEGYAPNIEIAKNRLSKKGITVKVIADDNKLPFKENTFDLVVNKHESSSVLELSRIMKPNGQNRKKA, via the coding sequence TTGCCATGGAATTATACAGAATTATTAAGGGCATATTTTAAAAATGCAAGTATATGTCTTGATATGGGTACAGGGGGAGGCGAATTTATCGATTCCTTCGAAAAATTACCTCCGCAAATGTATGTTACAGAAGGATATGCACCAAATATTGAAATAGCAAAGAATAGATTAAGTAAAAAAGGTATAACTGTAAAAGTAATAGCTGATGATAATAAATTACCATTTAAAGAAAACACCTTTGACTTAGTGGTAAATAAACATGAATCATCCTCAGTATTAGAATTATCGCGAATAATGAAGCCGAATGGGCAAAACCGCAAAAAAGCTTAA
- a CDS encoding DNA methyltransferase yields MASKKSFIDLEKVRAELQKYGVENIDSVIEKIEKQVKTSLNSYKEKNKIAREQYKEAVPFLEIYKSTEGLNLPNWVLEKIDEARILGNSKQMIIFPDGEKYQINNPLNNLSGGEWLDFTTSVFSTFYTTNGKDSYAHEIRKLHPTPKPPQLMKEIIEFFTKENEIVFDYFMGVGGSLLGAGLSNRRAVGIDLNQKYIDAYKLAAKEIGVKEFKTICGDCIEVLSNENQMKNLFAGEKISLVLLDPPYANMMSKEKTGADINVYGNIATPFTDDKRDFGNLSVDEFYDSLKKSVELVLPYIKKHGYIVVFVKDLQPVKKETNLLHANIIQKINEIQNVNYKGLKIWSDRSAKLFPYGYPFSFVANQIHQYIMVFRKEK; encoded by the coding sequence ATGGCTAGTAAAAAGAGTTTTATTGATTTAGAAAAAGTAAGAGCGGAACTTCAAAAATATGGAGTTGAGAATATTGATTCTGTGATTGAGAAAATTGAAAAACAAGTAAAAACTTCTCTTAATTCATACAAAGAAAAGAATAAAATTGCCCGCGAACAATACAAAGAGGCAGTTCCATTTTTAGAAATTTATAAATCAACTGAAGGATTAAATCTTCCAAATTGGGTTTTAGAAAAAATTGACGAAGCTCGCATTTTGGGGAATTCTAAACAGATGATAATTTTTCCAGACGGAGAAAAATATCAAATTAACAATCCTTTGAACAATCTCTCTGGTGGTGAATGGCTTGATTTTACAACTTCTGTTTTTTCAACTTTCTACACAACTAATGGTAAAGATTCTTATGCACACGAAATAAGAAAACTTCATCCAACGCCTAAACCTCCTCAGCTGATGAAAGAAATAATAGAGTTTTTTACAAAAGAAAATGAAATTGTCTTTGATTATTTTATGGGCGTTGGCGGTTCTCTGCTAGGAGCAGGACTTTCTAATCGGCGTGCTGTTGGAATTGATTTGAATCAAAAATATATCGACGCTTATAAGTTAGCTGCAAAAGAAATAGGCGTAAAAGAGTTTAAAACAATTTGCGGAGACTGCATAGAAGTTTTAAGTAATGAAAATCAAATGAAAAATCTTTTTGCTGGAGAAAAAATCAGTCTTGTTTTGCTTGATCCACCTTATGCAAATATGATGAGTAAAGAAAAAACCGGAGCAGACATCAATGTTTATGGGAATATTGCAACTCCCTTTACCGACGATAAAAGAGATTTTGGAAATCTATCTGTAGATGAATTTTATGATTCGTTAAAAAAATCAGTAGAACTTGTTTTGCCGTATATAAAAAAGCATGGCTATATTGTAGTATTTGTAAAAGACTTGCAACCGGTAAAAAAAGAAACAAATTTACTTCATGCAAACATCATTCAGAAAATAAATGAAATTCAAAATGTAAATTACAAAGGATTAAAAATCTGGTCTGACCGTTCTGCAAAATTATTTCCTTACGGTTATCCGTTTTCATTTGTTGCAAATCAAATACATCAGTATATAATGGTATTTAGAAAAGAAAAATAA
- a CDS encoding DNA adenine methylase, with protein sequence MRYIGNKENILENIYTILQANNVTGETFFDFFAGTTNVGHFFKLKGLQVSSSDILYLSYCLQKAYIENNEEPKFENLIKNLPKQDSESLFQSSLEIVANYLNSLEGVEGFIYKNYTPSGTKELPQPRMYFIDENGKKIDAIRQQIENWKNKNLISENEYFILLACLIETIGFYSNIAGVYAAFHKHWDFRALRPLELRTIQFVNNGKENIVYNDDSMNLLDKIDVDILYLDPPYNERQYAPNYHILETIAKYDEPKLRGVTGMRDYSSQKSRFCNPTTALEDLDKIVKEAKYKFLVLSYNSEGIMPSEKIIKTLSRYGNVKLEQFEYARFKSNNNGLARTKKTVFEQLYILKK encoded by the coding sequence ATGCGATACATTGGAAATAAAGAAAACATATTGGAAAATATTTACACAATTCTCCAAGCCAATAATGTAACTGGTGAAACTTTCTTTGATTTTTTTGCAGGAACAACAAATGTAGGTCATTTTTTTAAATTAAAAGGCTTGCAGGTTTCTTCTTCTGATATTTTGTATTTGTCTTATTGCTTGCAAAAAGCCTATATTGAAAATAACGAAGAACCAAAATTTGAAAACTTAATAAAAAATCTCCCTAAGCAAGATTCTGAAAGTTTATTTCAAAGTTCATTAGAAATTGTTGCAAATTATCTTAATTCTCTTGAAGGTGTAGAAGGTTTTATTTATAAAAATTATACGCCATCAGGTACAAAAGAACTTCCTCAACCACGTATGTACTTTATAGATGAAAACGGTAAAAAAATTGATGCAATTCGTCAGCAAATTGAAAACTGGAAAAATAAAAATTTGATTTCTGAAAACGAGTATTTTATTTTGCTTGCTTGTCTAATAGAAACAATCGGTTTTTATTCAAATATTGCAGGAGTTTATGCGGCGTTTCATAAACACTGGGATTTTAGAGCTTTAAGGCCATTGGAATTGAGAACAATTCAATTTGTAAATAATGGAAAAGAAAATATAGTCTATAATGACGACAGTATGAACCTTTTGGATAAAATCGATGTAGACATTTTATATCTTGACCCACCATACAACGAGCGGCAGTATGCTCCAAACTATCATATTTTAGAAACAATCGCAAAATATGACGAACCAAAATTGCGTGGTGTTACAGGAATGAGAGATTATTCTTCTCAAAAATCAAGATTTTGTAATCCTACAACCGCTTTAGAAGATTTAGATAAAATTGTAAAAGAAGCGAAGTATAAATTTCTTGTATTAAGTTACAATTCAGAAGGAATAATGCCGTCAGAAAAAATAATAAAAACTCTGAGCCGGTATGGAAATGTAAAATTAGAGCAATTTGAGTATGCAAGATTTAAGAGTAATAACAATGGTCTTGCTCGGACAAAAAAAACAGTTTTTGAACAATTATATATACTAAAAAAATAG
- a CDS encoding Dam family site-specific DNA-(adenine-N6)-methyltransferase → MNYIGGKYKILPQILPLFPENIGTFVDLFCGGCNVGINVSAKKVIFNDNLSYLIDLYKKFESLSENDVINHIENRIKQFNLSLTNKDGYLELRKFYNQEKNPLDLFVLTAYSFNHQIRFNNSHGFNNPFGKDRSCFNEHMKTNLLNFLKELNSKNTEFTSFNFDEFDFSKLCEDDFVYCDPPYLITTGTYNDGKRGFTGWNEEQEKKLLQILDELNKKNVYFALSNVLEHKGKENLILKNWIEGKKYFVSYLVKNYSNSNYHTIDRNKNSTVEVLITNYNPQTLAQEKFALKLA, encoded by the coding sequence ATGAATTATATAGGTGGAAAATATAAAATACTTCCACAAATTTTGCCGCTTTTTCCTGAAAATATAGGAACTTTCGTAGATTTATTCTGCGGCGGCTGCAATGTCGGCATAAATGTATCTGCAAAAAAAGTAATTTTTAATGATAATCTTTCATATTTAATTGATTTATATAAAAAATTTGAATCTTTATCTGAAAATGATGTTATAAACCATATTGAAAACCGTATAAAGCAGTTCAATCTTTCGCTTACAAATAAAGACGGCTACTTGGAATTACGAAAATTTTACAATCAAGAAAAAAATCCTCTTGATTTATTTGTTTTAACGGCGTACTCTTTTAATCATCAGATAAGATTTAATAATTCTCACGGATTCAACAATCCTTTTGGTAAAGATAGAAGTTGTTTTAATGAACACATGAAAACAAATCTTTTGAATTTTCTAAAAGAACTTAATTCAAAAAATACAGAATTTACTTCTTTCAATTTTGATGAATTTGATTTTTCAAAACTTTGTGAAGACGATTTTGTTTATTGCGACCCGCCATATTTAATTACGACTGGCACTTACAATGACGGTAAGCGAGGTTTTACAGGCTGGAACGAAGAACAAGAAAAAAAACTTTTGCAAATTCTTGACGAGTTGAATAAAAAAAATGTTTATTTTGCTCTTTCAAATGTTCTTGAACATAAAGGTAAAGAGAATCTGATTTTAAAAAACTGGATTGAAGGAAAAAAATATTTTGTTTCATATCTTGTAAAGAATTATTCAAATTCAAATTATCACACAATTGACCGAAATAAGAATTCAACTGTTGAGGTTTTAATAACTAATTACAATCCTCAAACTTTGGCTCAAGAAAAATTCGCTCTAAAGTTGGCTTAA
- a CDS encoding YcxB family protein codes for MEYVLKGKLSLEDYTNFYRAAILHKKSYFFMLLICFFVIFSSTISSIIKYPRIENIIAQLLPVLFIFAIYFLILKIFRNYSFKSDRTLKDEIILTLTENGINLASCRGSFSYTLEDFRKIIINKKLIAVYVSYTKAILIPRHFFNSKEEELEIKSFIKEKYSPQKN; via the coding sequence ATGGAATATGTTCTAAAAGGTAAATTAAGTTTGGAAGATTATACAAATTTTTATAGAGCAGCCATTCTACATAAAAAAAGTTATTTTTTTATGCTGCTTATTTGTTTTTTTGTAATTTTCTCAAGCACAATTTCAAGCATAATAAAGTATCCAAGAATTGAAAATATAATAGCTCAATTATTACCTGTTTTATTTATCTTTGCCATATATTTTTTAATACTTAAAATTTTTAGAAATTATTCATTTAAGAGTGATAGGACCTTAAAAGATGAGATTATACTCACATTAACAGAGAATGGTATAAATTTAGCATCTTGTAGAGGTTCGTTTAGTTATACGCTTGAGGATTTCAGAAAAATTATTATCAATAAAAAATTAATCGCAGTTTATGTATCATATACAAAAGCTATTTTAATTCCCCGACATTTCTTTAATTCAAAAGAGGAAGAACTTGAAATTAAATCTTTTATAAAAGAAAAATATTCGCCTCAAAAAAACTAA
- a CDS encoding HNH endonuclease has protein sequence MEILFCKIGWSSSYNGDVSDKPVNGGSYNKTQIGHEIHNYKSFNGTYYGYVQSTKAVIDVSKLDTNAFEKAENILVVWCSTRKTGGQVIVGWYKNATVYREHQIVPNEVMFERNLQDHNFYNIVSNDVFLIPENERTFKIDFKGRNVWYGEENLKQSVLEYINNYTQNYNNRIIEIEKNCADFTGEEKEAIVKVRINQDKFRKNLLEKYKKCCLCGVQCTDLLVASHLKPWSVSDKKEKLDIGNGL, from the coding sequence ATGGAAATACTTTTTTGTAAAATAGGATGGTCATCTTCATATAATGGAGATGTTTCTGATAAACCTGTCAATGGTGGTTCGTATAATAAAACTCAAATTGGACATGAAATCCATAATTATAAAAGTTTTAATGGTACATATTATGGATATGTACAATCAACAAAAGCTGTAATAGATGTTTCTAAGTTAGATACAAATGCTTTTGAAAAAGCGGAAAACATTTTAGTTGTTTGGTGTTCTACAAGAAAAACAGGTGGGCAAGTTATTGTAGGATGGTATAAAAATGCTACTGTTTACAGAGAACATCAAATTGTTCCAAATGAAGTAATGTTTGAAAGAAATCTACAAGATCATAATTTTTATAATATAGTTTCTAACGATGTATTTTTAATACCTGAAAATGAAAGAACCTTTAAAATCGATTTTAAAGGTAGAAATGTTTGGTATGGAGAAGAAAATTTAAAACAAAGCGTTTTAGAGTATATAAATAATTATACCCAGAATTATAACAATAGAATTATAGAAATTGAAAAGAATTGTGCTGATTTTACAGGAGAAGAAAAGGAAGCTATTGTAAAAGTACGAATTAATCAAGATAAGTTTAGAAAAAATTTATTAGAAAAATATAAAAAATGTTGTCTATGCGGAGTTCAGTGCACAGATTTATTGGTAGCAAGCCATTTGAAGCCATGGAGTGTAAGTGATAAAAAAGAAAAGCTTGATATTGGAAATGGTTTATAA
- a CDS encoding YqaE/Pmp3 family membrane protein yields MGCGRAILCIIFPPLAVLDRGCGAVLLTLLLTCSGWIPGVIAAIIFNSKK; encoded by the coding sequence ATGGGATGCGGAAGGGCAATATTATGTATAATTTTTCCTCCATTGGCGGTTTTAGACCGTGGTTGCGGAGCAGTTTTACTTACACTGCTTTTAACTTGTTCAGGCTGGATTCCGGGCGTTATAGCTGCTATTATTTTTAATAGCAAGAAGTAA
- a CDS encoding ATP-binding cassette domain-containing protein, with amino-acid sequence MKDLIKRLGALFWKVQILWFCVHGGIAIITFFETYYLKKVIDIYFASQMIPENYNDFLKYILVIVLLVCVNFLNVLLAKHVGKKVYADLSQRLTYQFLNLKWYDVYSRNAADTVKLLNNDVNRLMPILFGFFPVLAINILAIVFYCVYLFFKSMLITVLLLIAFVILSFVSYIFDKILKKDSNAQREAYVHKESFIINMYNNFKYIFANQRLKNTLDDFNAVNEVLNETSIQIAYHNQISSFLYTTVSTITILLAFIILFFLKQKDSATTAGLAVQISTLISQALKYFSSCLRAKNQLSMASASIGRINNLYEKEHSGAVPKSLPQSVEIIWEDSRESINFEYNKINIIRGANGKGKTTLLNSLCGLEHIYAPEIKPNGTLSATAPKKLCYITNTTCLCNGTVLENITENSEKLNIDVSTILQLVGIDAETKVENFGENLSAGQKQIVHILKLLNSNADVFIMDEPDSALSNEACLWLYEIMQSLVKNNNKTFVLVSHNANIMDNFDGDDVHILIF; translated from the coding sequence ATGAAAGATTTAATTAAACGACTTGGTGCACTATTTTGGAAAGTTCAAATACTGTGGTTTTGTGTTCATGGGGGTATTGCTATAATAACTTTTTTTGAAACATATTATTTAAAAAAAGTGATTGATATTTATTTTGCAAGTCAAATGATACCAGAAAATTACAATGACTTTCTGAAATATATTTTAGTTATAGTTTTGTTAGTATGTGTGAATTTTTTGAATGTGCTTTTAGCAAAGCATGTAGGAAAAAAAGTTTATGCTGATTTGTCGCAAAGACTGACATATCAGTTTTTAAATTTAAAATGGTATGATGTGTATTCACGTAATGCGGCTGACACAGTTAAACTTTTGAATAATGATGTAAATAGGCTCATGCCAATTTTATTTGGCTTTTTCCCGGTACTCGCAATAAATATTTTAGCAATTGTTTTTTACTGTGTATATTTGTTTTTTAAAAGCATGCTTATTACTGTTTTACTTTTGATTGCATTTGTAATTTTATCTTTTGTTTCATACATTTTTGATAAGATATTAAAAAAGGATAGTAATGCACAGAGAGAAGCATATGTGCATAAAGAAAGTTTTATTATCAACATGTATAATAACTTTAAGTATATCTTTGCAAATCAAAGATTAAAGAATACTTTGGATGACTTCAATGCAGTAAATGAAGTTCTGAATGAAACCTCCATTCAGATTGCATACCATAACCAGATTTCAAGTTTTTTGTATACAACAGTAAGTACTATAACTATTTTATTGGCATTTATTATTTTGTTTTTTCTAAAACAAAAAGACTCTGCAACTACAGCAGGGCTTGCGGTACAAATCAGTACATTGATTTCGCAAGCCCTGAAATATTTTTCTTCATGCTTACGTGCTAAGAATCAATTAAGTATGGCAAGTGCATCTATTGGCAGAATAAATAATCTTTATGAAAAAGAGCATTCCGGTGCGGTGCCGAAGAGCTTGCCGCAAAGCGTAGAAATAATTTGGGAGGATTCAAGGGAAAGCATTAATTTTGAATACAACAAAATAAATATAATTCGCGGCGCAAATGGAAAAGGAAAAACGACATTACTGAATAGTCTTTGCGGATTGGAACATATATATGCCCCTGAAATAAAACCGAATGGCACACTTTCTGCGACTGCACCGAAAAAATTATGCTACATTACAAATACAACATGCTTGTGCAATGGAACAGTGTTGGAAAATATCACTGAAAATTCTGAAAAGCTGAATATTGATGTAAGTACTATTTTGCAACTTGTTGGTATTGATGCTGAAACAAAAGTTGAAAATTTTGGTGAAAATTTAAGTGCCGGTCAAAAACAAATTGTACATATCTTGAAATTATTAAATAGTAATGCTGATGTTTTTATAATGGACGAACCTGATTCTGCTTTAAGTAATGAAGCATGCTTATGGCTTTATGAAATTATGCAGTCGCTTGTGAAAAACAATAATAAAACTTTTGTGTTGGTTTCACATAATGCAAACATTATGGATAATTTTGACGGTGATGATGTGCACATATTAATTTTTTAG
- a CDS encoding radical SAM protein, whose protein sequence is MSRKYDIICVTLELTYSCNFSCIHCYVHGAVVAPCFFDITNLAVLLDFLNEYEVQRVYLMGGEPLLHPDFNLIYSVLYDNGFQVALTTNGSLISDAIVELFKSKPPAILWISIYGFSKTEYLDVTNTDSYERVFSNIDKLSNSGISTYYKLIVTNKIKNVNLLLDFLKNHDTAFFYCFFMPTLNGKISPLKVQMPYDDIIKLYNSAGRQFKERLLPTHCNIPDTGLVVQPQGIVRPCIPFPFHTEGNLFYCDNFRTVLDESRALHEKYCVYTEECEYCEQRSVCSCPINIRLFGKDKKMRCEMTKLFTHEYKFNCEDL, encoded by the coding sequence TTGAGCAGAAAATATGATATTATTTGCGTAACCCTTGAGTTGACATATAGTTGTAACTTCAGTTGTATTCATTGCTATGTGCATGGTGCAGTTGTTGCACCATGCTTTTTTGACATTACAAATCTAGCGGTGCTATTAGATTTTTTAAATGAGTACGAAGTGCAGAGGGTTTATTTGATGGGTGGTGAGCCATTGTTACACCCAGATTTTAATTTGATTTATTCTGTGTTATACGATAATGGCTTTCAGGTAGCACTCACCACTAATGGATCTTTAATATCAGACGCAATTGTTGAGCTATTTAAATCGAAACCTCCTGCAATTTTGTGGATTAGTATTTATGGTTTTTCAAAAACTGAGTATTTAGATGTTACGAATACTGATTCATATGAAAGGGTGTTTTCAAATATTGATAAATTGAGTAACAGTGGTATTAGTACATACTATAAATTAATTGTTACCAATAAAATTAAAAATGTAAATTTACTTTTAGACTTTTTAAAAAATCATGATACGGCATTTTTTTATTGTTTTTTTATGCCAACACTTAATGGTAAAATATCCCCTTTGAAGGTTCAAATGCCATATGATGACATTATTAAATTATACAATAGTGCAGGACGACAATTCAAAGAAAGATTATTGCCCACGCATTGTAATATACCAGATACTGGTTTGGTGGTGCAACCACAGGGTATTGTGCGTCCATGCATTCCGTTCCCTTTTCACACAGAAGGTAATTTGTTTTACTGTGACAACTTTAGGACTGTTTTAGATGAGTCAAGAGCCTTGCATGAAAAGTATTGCGTGTATACTGAAGAATGTGAGTACTGTGAGCAAAGGAGTGTGTGTAGTTGTCCAATTAATATTCGTCTTTTTGGAAAAGACAAGAAAATGCGTTGTGAAATGACAAAACTATTTACTCATGAGTATAAATTTAACTGTGAGGACTTATGA